In the Chloroflexota bacterium genome, CGGCAAATACGTTATTACCGCGAACTATACGGGCGGAAGTGTGGCGATCCTGCCTATCACGGAGGATTGGCGTTTGGGTCCGGCAACGGACTGGGTGCAGCATGTAGGCTCGAGTGTGAATCCTGATCGTCAAGGAGAGCCTCACGGGCACTCATTCACGCCCGATCCCGCAAACCGTTTTGCCCTGGCGTGTGATCTTGGTCTAGATCAGGTGCTCGTCTATGGGCTGGACCTGGAGAACGGAAAGCTGCCGCCGGCTGACCCGCCGTTTGCTACGGTGCACGCAGGCGCCGGGCCGCGTCACCTTGACTTTCATCCCAACGGCCGCACAGTCTACGTGATCAATGAAATCGGTAACACTATGACGGTCTTCGCGTACGATCAAGTACGCGGTGCGATGAATGAGCTGCAGACAATCCCCACACTGCCGCCGGACTTCGAGCCAACAAGCCATACCGCCGACGTGCATGTGCACCCGAATGGGAAATTTGTCTATGGTTCCAATCGCGGACATGACAGCATTGTCATCTACGGGGTGAACGATGCAGACGGCACGCTCACGCTTATCGGTCACCAATCCACGCTCGGCGAAGTACCGCGCAATTTTGTCATCGATCCGACGGGCACGTTCTTGCTGGCGGCAAACCAGGATACGGACTCAATCGTCACGTTCCGGATAGACGCAGAATCAGGGGAGCTCAAACCCACGGGACACGTTGCCTCGGTGCCGACACCGGTCTGCTTGAAGTTCGCGACGCCATGACGTTCTTGGCACTCTGAGCTGCTCTACCGAATTCGCGTTTTCGTTTGGACGGGAATGCGGGGGACAAGCCCCCGCGCTAC is a window encoding:
- a CDS encoding lactonase family protein codes for the protein MNARSAEARFLYVGTFTGVDDHGGGAEGIYVCRMNMTTGAVELVHTVPDVPNPSYLALHPELPVLYAVNAVPEIDGHAGGAVSTFAVDHATGGLEFINRQSSQGAGPCHVSVEQTGKYVITANYTGGSVAILPITEDWRLGPATDWVQHVGSSVNPDRQGEPHGHSFTPDPANRFALACDLGLDQVLVYGLDLENGKLPPADPPFATVHAGAGPRHLDFHPNGRTVYVINEIGNTMTVFAYDQVRGAMNELQTIPTLPPDFEPTSHTADVHVHPNGKFVYGSNRGHDSIVIYGVNDADGTLTLIGHQSTLGEVPRNFVIDPTGTFLLAANQDTDSIVTFRIDAESGELKPTGHVASVPTPVCLKFATP